One window of Geotoga petraea genomic DNA carries:
- a CDS encoding MBL fold metallo-hydrolase, protein MKVQKIVTEQYGTNSYIIDNKYVVDPGIGIGKHIKNKVDVILTHAHFDHLLGLNELNYDKIYLHPGDFEMIKNAEINLSKIIGAPIEIRENLYDIQDAFETIHTPGHTEGSVLIFMNNHIFSGDTVFYNSVGRTDLPSGDQYKLENSIEKIKKIFKTKDKNIIIHPGHMEETNIERILEENPYLF, encoded by the coding sequence ATGAAAGTACAAAAAATAGTAACCGAGCAATATGGAACAAATTCTTATATAATTGATAATAAATATGTCGTAGATCCAGGGATTGGAATCGGGAAACACATAAAAAATAAAGTTGATGTCATACTAACTCATGCTCACTTTGATCATCTATTGGGGTTAAACGAGTTAAATTATGATAAAATATACCTTCACCCTGGAGATTTTGAAATGATTAAAAACGCAGAAATTAACTTATCCAAAATAATTGGTGCTCCAATTGAAATAAGGGAAAATTTATATGACATACAAGATGCATTTGAAACTATCCATACCCCAGGACATACAGAAGGTAGTGTTTTAATTTTTATGAATAATCATATTTTTTCTGGAGACACCGTTTTTTATAATTCTGTAGGAAGAACTGATTTGCCAAGTGGTGATCAATATAAATTGGAAAACTCCATAGAAAAAATAAAGAAAATTTTTAAGACAAAAGACAAAAATATTATAATTCATCCAGGTCATATGGAAGAAACAAATATAGAAAGGATTTTAGAAGAAAATCCATATCTATTCTAA